Genomic DNA from Gemmatimonadaceae bacterium:
GGGAGGCTGGCAACATCGTGGCGAGGCCAGAGGGCGAACGATGCCATGCCGCTCGTACTCCGGTGGTAGGCGTTCCCCTGACCGCGCGTGGTGTGCCACCCGACGGGGCGGCACCGGAGAGTATTCCTCTCGTCGGTGCCACCCCGTGCCATCGCATGGGATCGCATCGCCAGCCAGGTCACCCCATGCTGTAGAAGAACTCCTCGCGCGTGATCTTGCCGTTCACCACCGTGAAGAGCGCTGCCTCCTCCATCACGAAGCGATGCCCGGACGGCTTGTGCGTGATGTCGTACGTGAAGGTGACGATGAACCGGTCGTCGTGTGGCCACGGGCCGCCGACCTTGGAGTCGTGCACGATGTGGTTCTCCACCCACCACGTGCCCTTGGCGACGACGGCGTCGAGGCCGCGCGCTTCGCGGGAAACCCCGGGCTCGGGGCTCCCGGCCTCGACACTGACGACGTCCGGGGAGTACAGCTGCGCAATCGCCTGGTCGTTCCGGCCCTGGCGGCAGAGGTCGACCAGCGTCTTCGCCACCTCCATCGTGCCCAACGGTGCGGTGTTCGTCATCGGTCTCCCCGGGTGAATGTCTGGCGCAGCGGCCAGACGTTAGGGCGGGGGGAAGGCACGCGCAATGCCGGCGCTGTCACGCCGCGGCAACGGGTTGCCGGCATGCGCGCTCGCCGTCAGGCGTGCCGGCGACCTCAGTTCCCCTGGAAGCGCCCGCGCAACCCCACCGTGAGCTGCCGCTGCCACGCTGCCGTCCAGCCAGCGGGGCGGGCGTCGAGCAGGTTGGTGGCGGCCAGTGACAGTTCCAGGGCGCGGGGCAGCGGCAGGCGCAGTTGCGCATCGACCGAGAGGAAGCCCGCGAGTCGCTCGGTGCCGCGTGGCGCGCTGCCGGTGTACCGCGCCGCGAGATCGGTGGTCAGGTCACGCCACGACGGCCACCGCTGCGACAGGGCGGCGCGGGCGGTGTGCTGCGCGCGACCATCGAGCGTG
This window encodes:
- a CDS encoding nuclear transport factor 2 family protein, which encodes MTNTAPLGTMEVAKTLVDLCRQGRNDQAIAQLYSPDVVSVEAGSPEPGVSREARGLDAVVAKGTWWVENHIVHDSKVGGPWPHDDRFIVTFTYDITHKPSGHRFVMEEAALFTVVNGKITREEFFYSMG